A region of Streptomyces sp. NBC_01750 DNA encodes the following proteins:
- a CDS encoding alpha/beta hydrolase: protein MITWQQLEKLDLDEYRDAAVGWGKVSSRANSAKDRVDNEMLARLRETQKGRTADAAIGDLTRLSRNYQYIHTECGLIRTALNGLAAELAGPQGKLKRALADAPKTFTVKPDGSVEYPVSSPLVPAAGTGTATPGAPIPLLPGRAEGGSDANKALAEQIAEDIATALREANEIDGRYAGVLRKLKIPDGVKGLDITDAMFADAANDTRDLQKAAGKYADESKIPKGMSAAENAAWWNKLEPEKRDEYATLYPASVGALDGIPSAVRDDANRMVLAETRAQAQLDLNAIPKAPQEYVPNPNGQYPAVIKNEAYREWEKKYEDRKEQLEKDLKGMNAIQDRFDRTGRAERPGERPLPEAYLLGFDTKGNGHAIVANGNPDTATHTAMYVPGTTSNLEGIGGDIKRMETLWRASDNLANGQSVSTITWLGYDAPQDIVKDAPFSHYADDGAPKLNSFVDGLRASHEGERDHLTVTGHSYGSTVVGSAARQGHLDADDIFVAGSPGMQVGNAADLDVPKGHVYAAEADSDPFLKGVPIPYVGDDKHGGINIPFVTSDPVPDLGGWGHAPKKLDIDILPSWMDGDGTSVVKPLTPTNPDFGAHIVATDGSRGHSGYWDNGTESLNNQARVVTGRYQEVTSQ, encoded by the coding sequence GTGATCACCTGGCAGCAGCTGGAGAAACTCGATCTCGACGAGTACCGGGACGCCGCAGTCGGCTGGGGCAAGGTCTCCAGCCGCGCCAACTCCGCCAAGGACCGGGTCGACAACGAGATGCTCGCCAGACTCCGCGAGACCCAGAAGGGCCGGACGGCCGACGCCGCCATCGGCGATCTGACCCGGCTCAGCCGCAACTACCAGTACATACACACCGAGTGCGGACTGATACGCACGGCACTGAACGGACTGGCCGCCGAACTGGCAGGGCCCCAGGGGAAGCTGAAGCGGGCCCTGGCGGATGCCCCCAAGACGTTCACGGTGAAGCCCGACGGCTCTGTCGAGTACCCCGTCTCCTCGCCCCTCGTGCCCGCCGCCGGGACGGGCACCGCAACCCCCGGTGCCCCGATCCCGCTTCTGCCGGGCAGGGCCGAAGGGGGCAGCGACGCCAACAAGGCCCTGGCCGAGCAGATCGCCGAGGACATCGCCACCGCGCTCCGGGAAGCCAACGAGATCGACGGCCGCTACGCGGGCGTCTTGCGCAAGCTCAAGATCCCGGACGGCGTCAAGGGACTCGACATCACCGACGCGATGTTCGCCGACGCCGCCAACGACACCCGGGATCTGCAGAAAGCGGCCGGCAAGTACGCCGACGAGTCGAAGATCCCCAAGGGCATGTCCGCCGCCGAGAACGCCGCGTGGTGGAACAAACTGGAGCCGGAGAAGCGTGACGAGTACGCCACGCTCTACCCGGCCTCCGTCGGCGCCCTGGACGGCATTCCGTCAGCCGTGCGCGACGACGCCAACCGCATGGTCCTCGCCGAGACACGCGCCCAGGCCCAGCTGGATCTGAACGCCATCCCCAAAGCGCCGCAGGAGTACGTACCCAACCCCAACGGGCAGTACCCGGCCGTCATCAAGAACGAGGCCTACCGGGAGTGGGAGAAGAAGTACGAGGACCGCAAGGAGCAGCTGGAGAAGGACCTGAAGGGCATGAACGCCATCCAGGACCGCTTCGACCGCACCGGCAGGGCCGAGCGGCCCGGCGAGCGCCCGCTGCCCGAGGCTTACCTCCTCGGCTTCGACACCAAGGGCAACGGCCACGCGATCGTCGCCAACGGCAACCCTGACACCGCGACCCACACCGCGATGTACGTGCCGGGCACCACGTCGAACCTGGAGGGCATCGGCGGCGACATCAAGCGCATGGAGACCCTCTGGCGCGCCAGCGACAACCTGGCGAACGGGCAGAGCGTGTCCACGATCACCTGGCTCGGCTACGACGCGCCCCAGGACATCGTCAAGGACGCGCCTTTCAGCCACTACGCAGACGACGGTGCCCCCAAGCTGAACAGCTTCGTCGACGGACTGCGCGCCTCGCACGAGGGCGAGCGGGACCATCTGACCGTGACCGGTCACAGCTACGGCAGTACGGTTGTCGGCTCCGCCGCCCGCCAGGGCCACCTGGACGCCGACGACATCTTCGTCGCCGGCAGCCCTGGTATGCAGGTCGGCAACGCCGCGGACCTGGACGTACCCAAGGGGCATGTCTACGCCGCGGAGGCCGACAGCGACCCATTCCTCAAGGGCGTTCCCATCCCGTACGTCGGAGATGACAAGCACGGCGGCATCAACATCCCCTTCGTCACGAGCGACCCCGTCCCCGATCTCGGCGGCTGGGGCCACGCGCCGAAGAAGCTCGACATCGACATCCTTCCCTCGTGGATGGACGGGGACGGCACCAGCGTCGTCAAGCCGCTGACCCCGACCAACCCGGACTTCGGTGCGCACATCGTGGCGACGGACGGCTCCCGCGGCCACAGTGGCTACTGGGACAACGGCACGGAAAGCCTCAACAACCAGGCCCGCGTCGTCACGGGCCGGTACCAGGAAGTGACTTCGCAATGA
- a CDS encoding SCO6880 family protein: MTTQSQAITPRRTYLIGRARPNAIVGKNRETGEIALIIAGAFLGMMSGLLVPVLSLRIVLLMGFPLLALAAVYVPFKHRTFYKWFEINRSYKRTLRGGTLYRSSAAEAGIHLDGREIEVGPPPGIGRINWLAAPFGPDEIAVLLHADRRTVTAAIEIEGPGVGLRDSEDQEALVDRFGTLLKHVANGDGFVTRLQMLARTLPADPDAHAKDVAQRGDQQTPMWLRDSYDQLQSMVSTSSEQHRAYLVACMHYTRELAAEAHAMARAARPQSGRKLDKDAGLAVVMARELTDICARLAEADIRVRQPLGQGRLASLVHSMYDPDHPIDHIQAMTKRNAWPAELDAMQPTYLQAKTRESSTRAPWCHSTAWVKEWPMTPVGVNFLAPLLVHTPDVIRTVAVCMDLEPTEVAIERMLTEKTNDEADASRAAKMNRTVDPRDIAAHGRLDQRGEDLASGAAGVNLVGYITVSSRSPEALARDKRTIRASAGKSYLKLEWCDREHHRAFVNTLPFATGIRR; this comes from the coding sequence TTGACCACCCAGTCCCAAGCGATCACGCCCCGCCGTACGTATCTCATCGGCCGTGCCCGGCCGAACGCGATCGTCGGCAAGAACCGCGAGACCGGCGAGATCGCGCTGATCATCGCCGGCGCGTTCCTCGGCATGATGAGCGGGCTGCTGGTCCCCGTCCTGTCCCTGCGGATCGTGCTGCTGATGGGCTTCCCGCTCCTCGCTCTCGCCGCCGTGTACGTCCCGTTCAAGCACCGCACCTTCTACAAGTGGTTCGAGATCAACCGCAGTTACAAGCGCACCCTGCGCGGCGGCACCCTCTACCGCTCCTCAGCCGCCGAGGCCGGTATCCACCTCGACGGCCGTGAGATCGAGGTCGGCCCGCCCCCGGGCATCGGCAGGATCAACTGGCTCGCCGCACCCTTCGGTCCGGACGAGATCGCCGTACTGCTGCACGCCGACCGCCGTACCGTCACCGCCGCCATCGAGATCGAGGGCCCCGGCGTCGGACTGCGCGACAGCGAGGACCAGGAAGCCCTCGTCGACCGCTTCGGCACGCTGCTGAAGCATGTGGCCAACGGCGACGGCTTTGTGACGCGCCTTCAGATGCTCGCCCGTACGCTCCCCGCCGACCCCGACGCGCACGCCAAGGACGTTGCCCAGCGCGGCGACCAGCAGACGCCGATGTGGCTGCGGGACTCGTACGACCAGCTCCAGTCGATGGTCTCCACCTCCAGCGAGCAGCACCGCGCGTACCTCGTCGCGTGCATGCACTACACCCGTGAACTGGCCGCCGAGGCCCACGCGATGGCCCGTGCCGCCCGTCCGCAGTCCGGCCGCAAGCTCGACAAGGACGCGGGCCTCGCCGTCGTCATGGCCCGCGAGCTCACCGACATCTGTGCCCGTCTCGCCGAGGCGGACATCCGGGTCCGCCAGCCGCTCGGCCAGGGCCGTCTTGCCTCTCTCGTCCACTCGATGTACGACCCCGACCACCCCATCGACCACATCCAGGCGATGACGAAACGGAACGCCTGGCCGGCCGAGCTGGACGCCATGCAGCCGACGTATCTGCAGGCGAAGACCCGTGAGTCGTCCACCCGCGCACCCTGGTGTCACTCCACCGCCTGGGTGAAGGAGTGGCCGATGACACCGGTCGGCGTCAACTTCCTGGCGCCGCTGCTCGTCCACACGCCCGATGTGATCCGCACGGTCGCGGTCTGCATGGACCTGGAGCCCACCGAGGTCGCCATCGAGCGGATGCTCACCGAGAAGACGAACGACGAGGCGGACGCGAGCCGCGCCGCCAAGATGAACCGGACCGTCGACCCCCGCGACATCGCCGCCCACGGACGGCTCGACCAGCGGGGTGAAGATCTGGCCAGCGGTGCGGCCGGGGTCAACCTCGTCGGGTACATCACTGTGTCATCGCGTTCGCCCGAGGCCCTGGCCC